In Deinococcus puniceus, one genomic interval encodes:
- a CDS encoding DinB family protein, producing MTQTESAPMLLTPASLLAHWQGHRRLTRRVIEAFPEDQLFSFSVGGMRPFGVLAWEILTISTYLMNALHTDQWGAETMSREPKPQERTALLAEWDALTARLDAELPGTSAALLTTEKDLPFGRQTPTAAAFYMIDNEVHHRGQGYVYLRALGIEPPPFWER from the coding sequence ATGACCCAGACCGAATCTGCTCCGATGTTGCTGACGCCTGCAAGCCTGCTGGCCCACTGGCAAGGCCACCGCCGCCTCACCCGCCGCGTGATTGAGGCTTTCCCAGAAGATCAACTGTTCAGCTTCAGCGTGGGCGGCATGCGTCCGTTTGGCGTGCTGGCGTGGGAAATCCTGACAATCTCTACTTACCTGATGAATGCGCTGCACACCGATCAATGGGGCGCGGAAACCATGAGCCGGGAACCGAAGCCGCAGGAACGCACGGCGCTGCTGGCCGAGTGGGACGCGCTGACGGCCCGCTTGGATGCCGAGCTTCCCGGCACCTCTGCGGCGCTGCTGACCACCGAAAAAGACTTGCCGTTTGGCCGCCAGACGCCCACCGCTGCCGCCTTTTACATGATCGACAACGAGGTGCATCACCGGGGGCAGGGCTACGTCTATCTGCGGGCGTTGGGAATCGAGCCGCCGCCGTTTTGGGAGCGCTGA
- the ureG gene encoding urease accessory protein UreG — protein MTLSPAPLKIGVGGPVGSGKTALLEVLCRTLRERYALAVITNDIYTFEDQRILTAAAALPAERIRGVQTGGCPHTAIREDTSLNQEAVEALEADFPGVELIFIESGGDNLASSFSPELVDAWLFVLDVSGGEKVPRKGGPGVRNSDLLVINKIDLAPYVGADLRVMDADARAQRTVGEEVRPYVFTDLKRGLGVAEVIAWIEHDLLFKDVAPPKIGLQE, from the coding sequence GTGACTCTCTCCCCTGCTCCGCTTAAAATTGGCGTCGGTGGCCCGGTGGGTTCGGGCAAAACGGCGCTGCTGGAGGTGCTGTGCCGCACCTTGCGGGAGCGGTACGCCCTCGCCGTCATCACCAACGATATCTACACTTTCGAGGATCAGCGTATTCTGACCGCCGCTGCGGCCCTGCCTGCCGAGCGCATCCGGGGCGTACAAACAGGTGGCTGCCCGCACACCGCCATCCGTGAGGACACGTCGCTGAATCAGGAGGCGGTGGAGGCGCTGGAAGCTGATTTTCCGGGCGTGGAACTGATTTTTATAGAGTCGGGCGGCGACAATCTGGCCTCCAGCTTTTCACCGGAACTGGTAGACGCGTGGCTATTCGTACTGGACGTATCGGGCGGAGAAAAAGTGCCGCGCAAGGGTGGCCCCGGCGTGCGGAACTCCGATCTGCTGGTCATCAACAAAATAGACCTCGCGCCGTATGTAGGAGCCGATTTGCGCGTGATGGACGCCGACGCACGGGCGCAAAGAACAGTGGGCGAGGAAGTCAGGCCGTATGTCTTCACTGACCTCAAACGTGGGCTGGGCGTGGCGGAAGTGATCGCGTGGATCGAACACGATCTGCTGTTTAAGGATGTCGCGCCGCCCAAGATCGGGTTGCAGGAATGA
- a CDS encoding urease accessory protein UreD, which produces MTSSTLGQRTRTGLLHLTFEQQRGKTVLTRDLQKAPLMIIRPFELPCGTLMVFVVNPTGGVLGGDHSEIVAEVGAGARVLILTQSATRLQPSPSGAVATQDIRFTVASGGRLEYYPERTIPFAGSAFHQTLRADFQDGAELGLTETLASGRVQMGERLAFAEYRSRVEIWRGGERLYLDHLRLKPTESTRAPGIWSDWDYAASGVWVGAGELADWPAVPSQLACGHTAGGAVWLRAAAARGPTLDRELTAARESLRAQLFGARPLQVRR; this is translated from the coding sequence ATGACGAGCAGCACGCTGGGCCAACGCACCCGCACAGGCCTGCTGCACCTGACATTCGAGCAGCAGCGGGGCAAAACTGTGCTGACCCGCGACTTGCAAAAAGCGCCGCTGATGATCATTCGGCCCTTCGAGTTGCCCTGCGGCACGCTGATGGTGTTCGTGGTCAATCCCACTGGCGGCGTGCTGGGCGGCGATCACAGCGAAATCGTGGCCGAGGTAGGCGCGGGCGCACGGGTTTTAATTCTCACGCAGTCGGCCACGCGGCTTCAGCCTTCGCCGTCTGGGGCAGTGGCGACGCAGGATATCCGCTTTACGGTGGCGTCAGGCGGGCGGCTGGAATACTACCCGGAGCGCACCATTCCCTTTGCGGGCAGCGCCTTTCACCAGACCTTGCGGGCCGACTTCCAAGACGGCGCAGAACTGGGCCTGACCGAAACGCTGGCCTCTGGGCGCGTGCAGATGGGCGAGCGGTTGGCCTTTGCCGAGTACCGCAGCCGGGTCGAAATTTGGCGCGGCGGGGAGCGCCTGTATCTGGATCACTTGCGGCTCAAGCCGACTGAATCCACCCGCGCACCGGGGATTTGGAGCGACTGGGATTACGCGGCCAGCGGCGTGTGGGTGGGCGCTGGAGAACTCGCAGATTGGCCCGCTGTACCCAGCCAACTGGCTTGCGGCCACACGGCAGGCGGCGCGGTGTGGCTGCGTGCGGCGGCGGCGCGGGGGCCAACGCTAGACCGGGAGCTGACTGCTGCGCGGGAAAGTCTGCGGGCGCAACTGTTCGGGGCGCGGCCTTTGCAGGTACGGCGGTAA
- a CDS encoding sensor domain-containing diguanylate cyclase, giving the protein MAFTVSKPDRSTTVLTPAQASRAFSWTRFLILLALLLTQIGTVTGVLLANRRGGEAVVQAQARQNLQKLVRVTADSARSYLQTSVQIVRITSSLIASGQTNAYDSGALSQTFGTLLDATPQLDAVLVGQPDGRFVFVRRDGAGQYIKVIEPPPQRRTTVTTLNEAGRVTSQSTPADPYDPRTRPWYTLAVARPGQIVWTAPYVFTSSQLPGITVSAVQQGLDGRELVVGVDMQLSGLTRMLQQVQLTPRARAFITDSDGHAIAASRAWPRRIQGRVPALTEVGDPALQALLDDGGVPSLAGEEGPSSEVTRRYLVGTEPYAAILRRVEVQPGISWVVGVYAPESDFTGELDGVFRQHLIIIAVMALLSALIAWPLAFSATQPFAALQRQATTDALTGLRNRASLLAQLSEDVRHKATNPHAGELGVVILDLDGFKAVNDTYGHAVGDEVLHAVGASLLSAARVGDTLGRLGGDEFALIVHGATREAVRLRVEGIMQAIMRRPMTVNEVPHQLGATAGLVFYEQAVAAPSTLEEIEEASHLLLLRADTALLRGKKREKGRVWLADEFGGPTVL; this is encoded by the coding sequence ATGGCATTCACCGTTTCCAAACCTGATCGCAGTACCACTGTTCTGACACCTGCCCAAGCGTCACGCGCTTTTTCATGGACTCGCTTCCTCATTCTGCTGGCCTTGCTGCTGACCCAGATCGGCACAGTCACGGGGGTGCTGTTGGCCAATCGGCGCGGCGGGGAAGCCGTGGTGCAGGCGCAGGCCCGCCAGAACCTCCAGAAACTGGTGCGTGTCACGGCTGACAGTGCCCGTTCTTATCTGCAAACGTCGGTTCAGATCGTGCGGATCACGTCCTCTCTGATCGCTTCCGGTCAGACCAACGCCTACGACTCCGGGGCGCTGAGCCAGACGTTTGGCACTCTGCTGGACGCGACCCCGCAGCTGGACGCCGTGCTGGTGGGCCAGCCCGATGGCCGCTTCGTGTTTGTGCGGCGCGACGGAGCGGGGCAGTACATCAAGGTCATCGAGCCTCCGCCGCAGCGCCGAACCACGGTGACCACCCTGAACGAGGCGGGCCGCGTAACCTCGCAGTCCACGCCCGCCGATCCGTATGACCCCCGCACGCGGCCCTGGTACACCCTGGCTGTGGCTCGCCCCGGCCAGATCGTCTGGACTGCGCCCTACGTCTTCACCTCTTCGCAGTTGCCGGGCATCACGGTGTCGGCGGTGCAGCAGGGATTGGATGGCCGCGAACTGGTGGTCGGCGTAGACATGCAGCTCAGCGGCCTGACCCGAATGCTGCAGCAGGTGCAGCTGACGCCGCGTGCCCGCGCCTTTATTACCGATTCGGACGGCCACGCCATCGCCGCGTCCCGTGCATGGCCGCGCAGGATTCAGGGCCGTGTTCCCGCCCTGACCGAAGTGGGCGATCCGGCTCTGCAAGCCCTACTGGACGACGGCGGTGTGCCGAGCTTGGCCGGAGAAGAAGGCCCCAGCAGCGAGGTGACGCGGCGCTATCTGGTGGGCACGGAACCCTACGCGGCCATCCTGCGCCGGGTGGAGGTTCAGCCGGGCATCAGCTGGGTGGTGGGCGTGTACGCGCCCGAATCCGACTTTACGGGCGAACTGGACGGTGTGTTCCGTCAGCATCTGATCATCATCGCGGTGATGGCCCTCCTGAGCGCCCTGATCGCGTGGCCGCTGGCCTTTAGCGCCACCCAGCCGTTTGCGGCGTTGCAGCGGCAAGCCACCACTGACGCCCTGACCGGATTGCGGAACCGCGCCAGCCTATTGGCCCAACTCAGCGAGGATGTGCGCCACAAGGCCACCAACCCCCACGCCGGAGAACTGGGGGTCGTGATCTTGGATCTGGACGGCTTTAAGGCCGTGAACGACACCTACGGGCACGCGGTGGGCGACGAGGTACTGCACGCGGTGGGCGCGAGCTTGCTCAGTGCGGCGCGGGTAGGAGACACCCTGGGGCGGCTGGGCGGCGACGAATTTGCTCTGATCGTACACGGCGCGACCCGAGAGGCCGTGCGGCTGCGTGTGGAGGGCATCATGCAGGCCATCATGCGGCGGCCCATGACGGTCAACGAAGTTCCGCACCAGTTGGGCGCGACGGCGGGGCTGGTCTTTTACGAGCAGGCTGTGGCCGCGCCGTCCACCTTAGAGGAGATCGAAGAGGCCTCTCACCTGCTGCTCCTGCGGGCCGATACAGCCCTGCTGAGGGGCAAAAAGCGCGAGAAGGGGCGAGTCTGGCTGGCCGATGAATTCGGTGGGCCGACGGTGTTGTAG
- a CDS encoding adenine deaminase C-terminal domain-containing protein: MISAALTVEQRQRLVRVARGQEDGDLLIRGASVVQPATREVFEADVVIAEGRIAAFGPGYGAARVVGARGAFLAPGFMDGHVHIESSLLTPAGFARAVLPRGTTGIVAEPHELVNVVGAAGLGWMLDAGRSSGLRVWASAPSCVPASEFEQGGAAVGAADIAEMLALPSVLGLAEMMNYPGVLNADPGVWEVLEAGRRAGGFGAARRMDGHASGVGGRDLHAYAAAGLHSDHEATTPEEARERLRAGLWLMVREGSAARNLAALLPVLREGPRRAMLVSDDVSVDELLELGHLDRLLRMCVSGGLHPADAVALVTCNPAEYWGLHDYGLLAPGYHADCVLLKDLAGFEVLETFVGGQEARAGSSTPPLPGGGVDLGAGWSAATFDVPAHWPVMEVRPDQITTGMGAPGSGDTRLVVADRYGRAGPGQTAHSTCWTSGTGLTGGTLGISVLHDAHNAAFLGGTDADIRAAGAALEQLGGGVVVVAGGEVRASLPLPYAGLMTDADPHAAAAAVGQITAAVRALGCVLPYPVTTLSFLGLTVIPALKLTPRGLLDVGAWQMIGGADHN, translated from the coding sequence ATGATTTCGGCGGCGCTGACGGTAGAGCAGAGGCAACGGCTGGTGCGGGTGGCACGCGGTCAGGAGGACGGCGATCTGCTGATTCGCGGCGCGTCGGTGGTACAGCCCGCCACCCGCGAAGTGTTTGAGGCCGATGTGGTGATCGCAGAAGGCCGAATCGCCGCCTTCGGGCCGGGGTACGGTGCGGCGCGGGTTGTGGGGGCACGCGGGGCTTTCCTCGCGCCCGGTTTCATGGACGGCCACGTTCATATCGAATCGAGCTTGCTGACCCCGGCGGGCTTTGCTCGGGCGGTGTTGCCACGCGGCACGACTGGAATCGTGGCCGAGCCGCACGAACTGGTGAACGTGGTGGGCGCGGCGGGTTTGGGCTGGATGCTGGACGCGGGCCGAAGCTCTGGCCTGCGCGTCTGGGCCTCCGCGCCGTCGTGCGTGCCTGCCAGCGAATTCGAACAGGGCGGAGCGGCAGTCGGGGCCGCCGACATTGCCGAAATGCTGGCCCTCCCCAGCGTGCTGGGCCTCGCTGAAATGATGAATTATCCGGGCGTACTGAATGCCGATCCCGGCGTGTGGGAGGTACTGGAAGCGGGGCGCAGAGCAGGGGGATTCGGCGCGGCGCGGCGCATGGACGGCCACGCGTCGGGGGTGGGGGGGCGAGACCTGCACGCTTACGCGGCGGCGGGCCTGCATTCCGACCATGAGGCTACCACCCCGGAAGAAGCCCGCGAGCGCTTGCGGGCGGGCCTGTGGCTGATGGTGCGCGAGGGTTCGGCGGCCCGCAACTTGGCGGCGCTGTTGCCCGTGCTGAGGGAAGGCCCGCGCCGCGCCATGTTGGTCAGCGACGACGTGAGCGTAGACGAACTCTTGGAACTCGGACATCTAGACCGCTTGCTCAGAATGTGTGTGTCGGGCGGCCTGCACCCCGCCGATGCGGTAGCCCTCGTGACCTGCAATCCCGCCGAATACTGGGGCCTGCACGATTACGGCCTACTTGCACCGGGCTACCACGCCGACTGTGTATTGCTGAAGGATTTGGCAGGTTTTGAAGTGCTGGAAACCTTCGTAGGCGGGCAGGAAGCGCGGGCTGGAAGCAGTACGCCGCCGCTGCCGGGTGGGGGCGTGGACTTGGGCGCAGGCTGGAGCGCCGCCACCTTCGATGTTCCCGCCCACTGGCCCGTGATGGAGGTGCGGCCCGATCAGATCACCACCGGAATGGGCGCACCCGGCAGCGGCGACACACGCCTAGTGGTGGCAGACCGCTACGGACGCGCGGGGCCGGGTCAGACGGCGCATAGCACCTGCTGGACGTCCGGCACGGGCTTAACGGGTGGCACCTTGGGCATCAGCGTGCTGCACGACGCACACAACGCGGCTTTTTTGGGTGGCACCGACGCCGACATCCGGGCAGCGGGCGCGGCGCTGGAGCAGTTGGGCGGCGGCGTGGTGGTGGTGGCAGGCGGCGAAGTGCGGGCTTCGCTTCCCCTGCCCTACGCGGGCCTGATGACCGATGCCGATCCACATGCAGCGGCGGCAGCTGTGGGCCAAATCACGGCGGCGGTGCGGGCGTTGGGCTGCGTGTTGCCCTACCCAGTCACCACCCTCAGCTTCCTGGGCCTCACGGTTATTCCGGCCCTGAAACTCACGCCGCGCGGCCTGCTGGATGTGGGGGCGTGGCAGATGATCGGGGGAGCTGACCACAACTGA
- the plsY gene encoding glycerol-3-phosphate 1-O-acyltransferase PlsY: MTLTAVLAVLISYALGSLPAAAWLARARGIDIRTVGSGNSGATNMMRAAGKGPAVAVATFDVLKGVLVIWIARWLGLGENVAALCGIAAVIGHNFSPFLQFRGGKGAATTFGVMVSLVPVVGIGTAVIFLTTVWLTRLVSAGSILGVIAGTLVAVVTGQSVWLCLAIAALSALLIYQHRDNIGRLTGGNERRLGEK; encoded by the coding sequence GTGACTCTGACTGCGGTTCTGGCTGTCCTGATTTCTTACGCCCTCGGTTCGCTTCCGGCGGCGGCGTGGTTGGCCCGCGCACGCGGCATCGACATTCGCACGGTGGGCAGCGGCAACAGCGGCGCAACCAACATGATGCGGGCGGCGGGCAAAGGCCCAGCGGTGGCGGTGGCAACCTTCGACGTGCTGAAAGGCGTGCTGGTGATCTGGATAGCGCGGTGGCTGGGCCTCGGTGAAAATGTGGCGGCCCTGTGCGGCATCGCCGCCGTCATCGGCCACAATTTCAGCCCGTTCTTGCAGTTCCGGGGCGGCAAAGGCGCAGCTACCACCTTCGGCGTCATGGTGTCGCTCGTTCCAGTGGTAGGCATCGGCACGGCAGTTATTTTTCTGACGACAGTCTGGCTCACGCGCCTCGTGTCGGCGGGCAGCATTCTGGGCGTCATCGCGGGAACGCTGGTAGCAGTGGTCACAGGCCAAAGCGTGTGGCTGTGCCTTGCCATCGCCGCGCTGTCGGCCCTGCTGATCTACCAACACCGCGACAATATCGGGCGGCTGACGGGCGGGAACGAGCGGCGGTTGGGGGAGAAGTAG
- a CDS encoding AAA family ATPase codes for MQRIPTQRILITGMSGTGKSSVIEALAARGFAAIDTDSDKWCEWHTDESAQPDWIWRTDRIEALLSAPHETALFVSGCKSNQGQFYSYFNQIVLLSASLEVMLSRIAARSNNSYGKTAAEREQIVQHLEWVEPLLRARATLELDTSRFSVAEIADQLAALGTG; via the coding sequence ATGCAGCGTATCCCCACACAGCGCATCCTGATCACCGGCATGTCGGGCACGGGTAAATCGTCGGTGATAGAGGCGTTGGCGGCTCGTGGGTTCGCGGCCATAGACACCGACTCCGACAAATGGTGCGAGTGGCACACAGACGAATCGGCACAACCCGACTGGATCTGGCGTACAGACCGAATAGAGGCATTGCTGAGCGCCCCACACGAAACGGCCCTGTTCGTGTCCGGCTGCAAGTCCAATCAGGGCCAGTTCTACTCGTACTTCAATCAAATCGTGTTGCTGAGTGCGTCCCTAGAAGTCATGCTGAGTCGGATCGCGGCCCGCAGCAACAATTCGTATGGCAAAACGGCGGCAGAGCGCGAACAGATCGTGCAGCACCTGGAGTGGGTAGAGCCGCTGCTGAGGGCGCGGGCCACGCTTGAACTAGATACGTCCCGCTTCAGCGTGGCCGAAATTGCGGATCAATTGGCGGCGCTGGGGACGGGCTAA
- a CDS encoding aspartate-semialdehyde dehydrogenase produces the protein MKVAIVGATGAVGHELMKVLENSTLDFSELQLYASPRSAGLKLPFRGQELTVQATPEGAIDADVILASAGGSISKALAPAWVAGGALVIDNSSAFRYDADVPLVVPEVNGQAALGHKGIIANPNCTTAIAVVAVAPLHRKYGVKRMIVSTYQATSGAGQKGMEELLEQTHMQLHGKEATASVFAHPIPFNVIPHIDAFQDNGYTKEEMKVAWETRKILGDENLIISCTAVRIPTLRTHSEAITLELERPATPDEARELLRHTAGVEVRDDPEAKLYPMPLTASGKYDVEVGRIRASLAFEGGLELFVAGDQLLKGAALNAVQIAEYLQAQGALKPRAGAV, from the coding sequence CTGAAAGTAGCGATTGTTGGGGCCACGGGCGCAGTGGGACACGAGTTGATGAAGGTGCTGGAGAACAGCACGCTGGACTTTAGCGAGTTGCAGCTCTACGCCTCACCCCGTTCGGCGGGCCTGAAACTGCCGTTTCGGGGGCAGGAGTTGACCGTGCAGGCCACCCCGGAAGGCGCAATCGACGCCGACGTGATTCTGGCTTCGGCGGGCGGCAGCATCAGTAAGGCATTGGCCCCGGCGTGGGTGGCGGGCGGCGCACTGGTGATCGACAATTCCAGCGCCTTCCGCTACGACGCGGACGTGCCGTTGGTGGTACCGGAAGTGAACGGGCAAGCCGCACTGGGGCACAAGGGCATTATTGCCAACCCGAACTGCACCACCGCTATTGCTGTAGTCGCCGTTGCACCGCTACACCGCAAATACGGCGTGAAACGCATGATCGTTTCGACCTATCAGGCCACCAGCGGCGCGGGCCAGAAGGGGATGGAAGAACTGCTGGAGCAGACGCACATGCAGCTTCACGGCAAAGAGGCCACCGCCAGCGTGTTCGCCCACCCGATTCCCTTCAACGTGATTCCGCACATCGACGCCTTTCAGGACAACGGCTACACTAAAGAGGAAATGAAAGTGGCGTGGGAAACCCGCAAGATTTTGGGCGACGAAAACCTGATCATTTCCTGTACCGCCGTGCGGATTCCTACGCTGCGTACCCACAGTGAGGCCATTACGCTGGAGCTGGAGCGCCCCGCCACGCCCGACGAAGCCCGCGAACTGCTGCGCCATACCGCCGGGGTAGAAGTGCGTGACGACCCCGAAGCCAAGCTGTACCCCATGCCCCTCACCGCCAGCGGCAAATACGACGTGGAAGTAGGGCGAATCCGCGCCAGCCTCGCGTTTGAAGGCGGCCTAGAACTGTTCGTGGCGGGTGACCAACTGCTGAAGGGGGCAGCCCTGAATGCCGTGCAGATCGCGGAATACTTGCAGGCACAGGGGGCGCTGAAGCCGAGAGCGGGTGCAGTCTAA
- the murJ gene encoding murein biosynthesis integral membrane protein MurJ, translated as MAGTLGSRLSGIVRAQIMALFGNTLLDAFLAAVKIPNLLRELLAEGALVNSFIPVYKTLDAAERKALASAFSGVLIAVNLVLMAAGILAAPLIVDLLLAANSNVDRALAVYMTQLVMPFLMLISLSSVAMGLLNADEHFRESSFAPVAFNIASIIALLLLPDTATWLAFGWLIGGVAQLVVQLPALRRFGLLPTPALRRHPALGRVLRQMAPFTLTAGARQFLNLYVTRLLSDGTQFRAGTQSGYFYAETLFSLVNGLFVVSPALALLPRFSQHAAEKDWPAFRALTVQAVRSTTFLAAPMGALLVALAPYAVSLFNLRPNFDVPRFEAGTGILTGWALALVPWAIVTILLRTFYARERTREAVIISAIGFVLEVGLYSLLVPPLGLLGFGVSTTISGILMAGALAWLYRRALGFPSRQIAAHLARILPMAAVAGALAWFISRLMPEPGFILPGMLGLAVAGGAGLAAYLGLAVALKMPEVAGVMRRLKRS; from the coding sequence ATGGCCGGAACGCTGGGATCGCGCTTGTCGGGCATCGTGAGGGCGCAGATTATGGCGCTGTTTGGCAATACCTTGCTGGACGCTTTCTTAGCCGCCGTCAAGATTCCCAACCTCTTGCGCGAACTGCTGGCCGAAGGTGCGCTGGTCAACTCGTTTATTCCGGTGTACAAAACGTTGGACGCCGCAGAGCGCAAGGCCCTCGCATCGGCTTTTTCGGGCGTGCTGATCGCCGTGAATCTCGTGTTGATGGCGGCGGGAATCTTGGCCGCGCCCCTGATCGTAGACCTGCTGCTGGCCGCCAATTCCAACGTAGACCGGGCGCTGGCCGTGTACATGACGCAACTGGTGATGCCGTTTTTGATGCTGATCAGCCTGTCCAGCGTTGCGATGGGCCTGCTGAACGCCGACGAACATTTCCGCGAATCCAGCTTTGCGCCAGTGGCCTTCAACATCGCCTCCATCATCGCGCTGCTGCTGCTACCCGATACGGCCACTTGGCTGGCGTTCGGGTGGCTGATCGGCGGGGTGGCGCAATTGGTGGTGCAACTGCCCGCGCTACGGCGCTTTGGACTGCTGCCCACGCCCGCGCTCAGGCGGCATCCAGCGCTGGGGCGGGTGTTGCGGCAAATGGCCCCCTTTACCTTAACGGCGGGCGCACGGCAATTCCTGAATCTATATGTCACACGCCTGCTCAGCGACGGCACCCAGTTCCGGGCCGGAACCCAATCAGGCTACTTTTACGCTGAAACGTTGTTCAGTTTGGTCAACGGCCTCTTCGTGGTGTCGCCCGCGCTGGCATTGTTGCCCCGGTTTTCCCAACACGCCGCCGAGAAAGACTGGCCTGCTTTCCGGGCGCTGACCGTGCAAGCGGTTCGCAGCACCACTTTTCTGGCCGCGCCTATGGGGGCGCTGTTGGTGGCGCTCGCGCCATATGCGGTCAGTCTGTTCAACCTGCGCCCCAATTTCGATGTGCCGCGCTTCGAGGCCGGAACCGGAATCCTGACTGGCTGGGCGCTGGCCTTGGTGCCGTGGGCCATTGTCACCATTTTGCTGAGAACCTTCTATGCCCGCGAGCGCACCCGCGAAGCCGTGATTATCAGCGCCATCGGCTTTGTGCTGGAAGTGGGGCTCTACAGCCTGCTGGTGCCGCCACTGGGGCTCCTGGGCTTTGGTGTCAGCACCACCATCAGCGGTATTTTGATGGCCGGGGCGTTGGCGTGGCTCTATCGCCGCGCTCTAGGCTTTCCATCGCGCCAGATCGCCGCGCACCTGGCCCGCATCTTGCCAATGGCGGCGGTGGCCGGGGCGTTGGCGTGGTTCATTTCACGCCTGATGCCCGAACCCGGATTTATCTTGCCGGGAATGCTGGGGCTGGCGGTGGCGGGCGGCGCGGGCTTGGCGGCTTATTTGGGGCTGGCGGTGGCCCTCAAAATGCCGGAAGTGGCGGGCGTGATGCGGCGGCTGAAGCGGTCATAG
- a CDS encoding CofH family radical SAM protein: protein MTAPALLPTPDSARFAVLDRAARGERLNAEEIESLYHLPLPDVAAVAHELRLTRRDPNTVTFLIDRNINYTNICNVGCNFCAFYRTGRQKDSYTLDYETVSAKIRELEAVNGTRILLQGGVNPALGLDYYLGLLRHVKAHHPSIRIDAFSPEEVLFMEKNFGLDLNTLLDTLIEAGLDGLPGAGGEILEDEVRAKAAPARIRSADWFRILDAAQQKGLYTISTMVIGFGETYAQRTRHLLKIRDQQDKAQAEYGGNGFSGFAMWTLQTEHTRLHGKAPGATAHEYLQQLAIARIALDNIVNIQASWPAQGFKVAQAALYYGANDLGSTMLEENVVSAAGGHGRHHATVRELIRIAVDAGFDPAIRNSRFQIIDRPDVDAVLNRADANPEAARAVGAPG from the coding sequence ATGACGGCCCCCGCACTGCTGCCCACCCCCGACTCTGCCCGGTTCGCGGTGCTGGACAGGGCCGCACGGGGCGAGCGCCTGAACGCCGAAGAAATTGAGTCGTTGTATCACCTGCCCTTGCCCGACGTGGCGGCGGTGGCCCACGAACTGCGCCTGACTCGCCGAGACCCCAACACGGTCACGTTCCTGATCGACAGGAACATCAATTACACCAATATCTGCAACGTGGGCTGCAACTTCTGCGCCTTTTACCGCACGGGCCGCCAAAAAGACAGCTATACGCTGGATTACGAAACGGTCAGCGCCAAGATTCGGGAACTGGAAGCGGTGAACGGCACGCGCATTTTGCTGCAAGGCGGCGTGAATCCGGCGCTGGGGCTGGACTACTACTTGGGCCTGCTGCGCCACGTCAAAGCCCACCACCCCAGCATTCGCATCGACGCCTTTTCGCCCGAAGAAGTGCTGTTCATGGAAAAAAACTTCGGGCTAGACCTGAACACGTTGCTGGATACGCTGATCGAGGCGGGATTGGACGGCCTGCCGGGTGCAGGCGGCGAGATTCTGGAAGATGAAGTGCGGGCCAAAGCCGCGCCTGCCCGCATTCGCAGCGCCGACTGGTTCCGCATTCTGGATGCGGCGCAGCAAAAGGGGCTGTACACGATTTCCACGATGGTCATCGGCTTCGGCGAAACCTACGCGCAGCGCACCCGCCATCTGCTCAAAATCCGTGACCAGCAGGACAAGGCGCAGGCCGAGTACGGCGGCAACGGCTTTAGCGGCTTTGCCATGTGGACGCTGCAAACCGAGCATACCCGGCTGCACGGCAAGGCCCCGGGGGCCACCGCGCACGAGTATTTGCAGCAACTTGCCATCGCCCGAATCGCGCTGGACAACATCGTGAATATTCAGGCGTCGTGGCCCGCACAGGGCTTTAAAGTGGCGCAGGCGGCCCTGTATTACGGCGCGAACGACCTCGGCTCCACCATGCTGGAAGAAAACGTGGTCAGCGCGGCGGGCGGGCATGGGCGGCATCACGCCACCGTGCGCGAACTGATCCGCATCGCCGTAGACGCTGGATTTGACCCGGCCATTCGCAACAGCCGCTTTCAGATCATTGACCGGCCCGATGTGGACGCTGTGCTGAACCGTGCCGACGCCAATCCCGAAGCGGCGCGTGCGGTGGGCGCTCCCGGCTGA